The DNA region AGCAGCCGGTGCACTAGCGGCACGTCGCCGCTTTGCGTATCGAAGCCGCGCCGCGTCCAGCTGGCGAGTTGCAGGTCGAGCTTGGCGAGCACGTAGTCGAGAAACGGATTGCGCAGACCGGCAGGGGCGCGGAAGAAGCGCGGCAGGCTGCCGGTGGTCTGCGCGGTCGCGTCCTGTGCCATGCGCACCTCGCGTTCCATGCGGCGCGGGCCGAGCAGCGGAAAATACCAGCGGTGATGCTGGCTGTGATTCTCGACGCGGTGACCGCGCCGGCAGATCTCGCGTGCGAGCCGCGGCTGCGCGAGGACCTTCGCGCCCACGCAGAAGAACGACGCACGCACGTCGAGTGCATCCAGCAGATCGAGCAGCCGCGGCGTGACATCGGGATCGGGGCCGTCGTCGATCGTGAGGGCGACCTCGCGGCGCGCTGCAGCCGGCGCCGGCAGCCGCACCCAGTTCGGGCCGAGCAGACGGCTGCGCGGCAGCAGCCCGGCGGCGCCGAGCACGGCGTGATTCGCCGCCACCGCGCCGAGCGCCCACGGCCAGCTCCAGGGCTGGCTCGCCGCCAGCACGACCGCGCCCGTGTGGAGCAGGGCGGAGGCGGAAATCGACGGCGCCGGCCGCCAGTTCATGTCCGTCGCTCCAGACCGCCCCACAGCAGCGCGGAACAGACGAGCGCCAGCAGCGCGCCGGGTGCGACGGTCTCGCCCAGCGCAGAGAGCACGGGAACGTCCGCCAGGGCGAGCGTGCCGAAGGCGATCACCGTCGTCGTGTTGGCGACGAGGAGCGAGGCCAGGGTGGCGGGGAAATCCATGCGCACGAAGAAGAGGGCGTAGTTGGAGCCGATGGCGACGACCAACAACATGCCCACCAAGTGCAGGATCGTCAACTGCCTGCCCGCGAGCACGAGGAGCGCCGTCACCGCGGTGACCGCGACCACCAGCGGTGCGAGCACCTGCAGCAGGCGGCGCGCGCTCTTCAGGGTGACGGCGAGCAAGAGGCAGATGCCGGCAAGGCCGAGCGCCGACAGCCGCAGGGCTTCGTGCAGATAGGCCTGGTACAGGTCGTCCGAG from Betaproteobacteria bacterium includes:
- a CDS encoding polysaccharide deacetylase family protein, with product MNWRPAPSISASALLHTGAVVLAASQPWSWPWALGAVAANHAVLGAAGLLPRSRLLGPNWVRLPAPAAARREVALTIDDGPDPDVTPRLLDLLDALDVRASFFCVGAKVLAQPRLAREICRRGHRVENHSQHHRWYFPLLGPRRMEREVRMAQDATAQTTGSLPRFFRAPAGLRNPFLDYVLAKLDLQLASWTRRGFDTQSGDVPLVHRLLARGLAAGDILLLHDGHTALTPAGAPVALEVLPLLMADIRRADLRPVTLVQSAA